In a genomic window of uncultured Flavobacterium sp.:
- a CDS encoding outer membrane beta-barrel family protein codes for MKKIIMLLLWGSFAGYSQEVSLSGKVINGSNQAVPFADALLLQTKDSVSYKETQTNESGEFRFSGITKGDYLLKVKTVGFEEYFKKITIQKDTVLGILSLKEISNNLDGVTITTKKPIVKRLTDRLEFAVENSSLSSNNAWEILSKTPSVTTSSTGAISIRGSQSILVTINDKKIYLSGEELKQFLENTSGEEVKSIEVITNPPAKYEAQGSAVLNIKLKKNLSLGYKGSVNTAYIQSIYPKGVASTNQFYKGKKLSLAGRYGFGAGVYVNEGTDVVHYLKEDGSIDSRWESIMRRKSKSLQQHSYRLQASYEIDSLNTISAGGTGFIAPKQMGDFTVPTFIYGSNGALDSLYVTRNNRRTPLRNNAYNMSFDHLFNAKEKISVTADYTAYWHQERQDIASEFSLPEESPYRTTRFISDNVQDIQLFSAQTDYSNEKNGTFEAGLKFGNVQAKSNLDYKDEINGDFVNNPNRTSLFLYDESILAGYTSYDKEFGKWSLKAGLRGEYTSLRGNSVTTFEVNEQHYFKLFPTIYGLYKPADGHEIGISYGKRIARPQYSRLNPFRSYYNSYSYFTGDPKLLPTISHNLSLLYTLKNKYNFDLFYRLEKDPSMEISYQDYETNMLVYHFTNIKKDFAFGLEFNTNLTLYDFWESGIQAGLSYVEDSFQGRDGNLHKNGKPTYNTSISNHFVLNKKKELTAELNFQYNSSSVQGTFVFSQTSNLSASIRKKIWKSNGEIYAILSDIYRGEKEKVATDYADQYNYFLSYGDTQSIRVGFKYNFGNQKLENKKKEGQTEEQQRL; via the coding sequence ATGAAAAAAATAATCATGTTACTGTTGTGGGGGTCTTTTGCGGGATATTCGCAGGAAGTTTCCCTTTCTGGAAAGGTAATCAACGGCTCTAATCAAGCCGTACCTTTTGCAGATGCTTTGCTTTTGCAGACAAAAGATTCTGTAAGTTATAAAGAAACGCAGACAAACGAATCCGGTGAATTTCGCTTTAGCGGAATAACAAAAGGAGATTATCTGCTAAAAGTAAAAACGGTTGGTTTTGAAGAATATTTCAAAAAGATAACCATTCAAAAAGATACCGTTTTAGGAATCCTTTCTTTAAAAGAAATTTCGAACAATCTTGACGGAGTTACCATTACCACAAAAAAGCCAATTGTAAAACGACTAACAGACAGACTCGAGTTTGCTGTAGAAAATTCATCACTTTCTTCAAACAATGCCTGGGAAATCCTAAGTAAAACACCAAGCGTAACGACAAGTTCTACCGGAGCAATTAGCATTCGCGGAAGCCAAAGTATACTGGTAACAATCAATGACAAAAAAATCTATTTGAGCGGAGAAGAATTAAAACAATTTCTGGAAAACACGAGTGGAGAAGAGGTAAAATCGATAGAAGTAATTACCAATCCGCCTGCGAAATATGAAGCGCAGGGAAGTGCCGTTTTGAACATTAAACTAAAAAAGAATCTTTCATTAGGTTATAAAGGTTCTGTCAATACCGCATACATACAATCTATTTATCCAAAAGGAGTTGCATCGACAAACCAGTTTTATAAAGGAAAAAAATTGTCTCTTGCAGGAAGATATGGCTTTGGAGCTGGCGTCTATGTCAATGAAGGAACAGATGTTGTGCATTATCTAAAAGAAGACGGTTCGATCGATTCACGCTGGGAAAGCATTATGAGGCGCAAATCAAAATCATTGCAACAACATTCGTATCGACTTCAGGCTTCTTACGAAATTGATTCTCTAAATACGATTTCTGCCGGAGGAACAGGATTTATAGCACCAAAACAAATGGGAGATTTTACTGTTCCAACGTTTATTTATGGTTCTAATGGCGCTTTGGATTCCCTTTATGTAACCCGAAATAATCGTAGAACTCCGTTACGAAATAATGCCTATAATATGTCTTTTGATCATTTGTTTAATGCAAAAGAGAAAATATCCGTAACGGCAGATTATACTGCATATTGGCATCAGGAACGTCAGGATATTGCTTCTGAATTTTCACTTCCTGAAGAAAGTCCTTATCGCACAACACGTTTTATAAGTGATAATGTGCAGGATATTCAGCTTTTTTCGGCTCAGACCGATTATTCGAATGAAAAAAACGGCACATTTGAAGCAGGATTAAAATTCGGAAATGTACAAGCAAAAAGTAATCTTGATTATAAAGACGAAATCAATGGCGATTTCGTGAATAATCCAAACCGAACAAGTCTTTTTCTTTATGATGAATCTATTTTGGCAGGATATACAAGTTATGACAAAGAATTTGGAAAATGGAGTCTGAAAGCCGGTTTACGTGGCGAATACACAAGTTTGAGAGGAAATTCGGTGACAACTTTTGAAGTTAATGAACAGCATTATTTTAAGCTTTTTCCAACAATCTACGGACTTTATAAACCTGCAGATGGTCATGAAATTGGTATTTCGTACGGAAAACGAATTGCGCGACCGCAATACAGCCGATTAAATCCATTTCGTTCCTATTATAATTCATATTCTTATTTTACGGGCGATCCAAAATTATTGCCAACAATAAGTCACAATCTTAGTTTGCTTTATACGCTGAAAAACAAATACAATTTTGACCTTTTTTACCGTTTAGAAAAAGATCCTTCGATGGAAATTTCTTATCAGGATTATGAAACCAATATGCTCGTGTATCATTTTACGAATATTAAAAAAGATTTTGCTTTTGGACTAGAATTTAATACGAATCTAACTTTATATGATTTCTGGGAATCCGGAATTCAAGCAGGATTAAGTTATGTCGAAGATAGTTTTCAGGGCAGAGACGGGAATTTACATAAAAACGGAAAACCTACATATAATACAAGTATTAGCAATCATTTTGTTCTGAATAAAAAGAAAGAATTAACCGCAGAACTAAACTTTCAATACAATTCTTCATCAGTTCAGGGGACTTTTGTTTTTAGTCAAACCTCAAATCTTTCGGCTTCTATTCGAAAGAAAATATGGAAAAGCAATGGCGAAATATATGCGATCCTTTCAGATATTTATCGTGGCGAAAAAGAAAAAGTCGCTACAGATTATGCAGATCAATACAATTATTTCTTGTCTTATGGCGACACTCAAAGTATTAGAGTAGGTTTCAAATATAATTTTGGAAACCAGAAGTTGGAAAACAAAAAGAAAGAAGGTCAAACCGAAGAACAACAAAGATTATAG